In bacterium, one genomic interval encodes:
- the ybgF gene encoding tol-pal system protein YbgF, with amino-acid sequence MRERKYDDAILALRAYITSCSTHVSIGDAQYWIGEGLFSQSKFSEAVPQFETFLSAYPKSDFTSRAIYKIGRCFQEMDKKSEAKKRFQEVIDKFPATLEAKQSKERLKELK; translated from the coding sequence TTGAGAGAACGGAAGTATGACGATGCCATACTTGCTCTCAGGGCTTACATCACCTCCTGCTCCACTCATGTTTCGATTGGCGATGCCCAGTATTGGATTGGCGAGGGACTCTTTTCACAATCGAAATTCTCCGAGGCCGTCCCCCAATTCGAGACATTCCTGAGTGCGTATCCCAAATCAGACTTCACTTCCCGCGCAATCTACAAGATTGGACGGTGCTTCCAGGAGATGGACAAGAAGTCGGAGGCAAAAAAGCGTTTTCAGGAGGTCATTGATAAATTCCCGGCCACCCTCGAGGCGAAGCAGTCAAAAGAGCGCCTGAAGGAGCTCAAGTAA
- the ybgF gene encoding tol-pal system protein YbgF produces MTNTSRIGAAILVMAVLFIGLIGSGCVTKRDIEDLDVRLERIEQQTASTQRSVARMDSLIAQSTEADTRLRNEVSTSVDDLREQLASLLQNYNDLMREISRLRQKPVVQEQPSSSPGATTEPNSAACDQSYDDAFILVRKGEYEKAISGFRDYLTKCPRHQSVANAHYWIGECQYSLERYQDAITEFEGMLKNYPKSVNAGRAMYKLARSKQELGQKADAKKIFQQIVDQFPNTLEAEQSKDRIKEIK; encoded by the coding sequence ATGACCAATACCAGTCGAATTGGAGCCGCCATCCTTGTGATGGCGGTTCTCTTCATCGGGCTGATCGGCTCTGGCTGCGTCACCAAGCGTGATATCGAAGATCTCGATGTTCGCCTGGAACGGATCGAACAGCAGACCGCATCGACCCAGCGCTCTGTGGCACGCATGGATTCGCTTATCGCCCAGAGCACCGAAGCTGACACGCGGTTGCGCAACGAGGTTTCGACCTCGGTGGATGACCTGCGCGAGCAGCTCGCCTCCTTGCTCCAGAACTACAACGACTTGATGCGTGAGATCTCCCGTCTCCGTCAGAAACCGGTAGTCCAGGAGCAACCGTCCAGTTCACCTGGCGCAACAACCGAACCGAATTCGGCCGCCTGCGACCAGTCGTACGATGATGCTTTCATTCTCGTTCGCAAGGGTGAGTATGAAAAGGCTATCAGCGGGTTCCGCGACTACCTGACCAAGTGTCCTCGCCATCAGTCGGTGGCCAACGCACACTACTGGATCGGTGAGTGTCAATACTCGCTCGAACGGTATCAGGACGCAATTACCGAGTTTGAGGGTATGCTAAAAAATTATCCCAAATCGGTTAACGCCGGCCGGGCAATGTACAAATTAGCTCGCTCCAAGCAGGAATTGGGACAGAAGGCCGATGCCAAGAAGATCTTCCAACAGATCGTCGACCAGTTCCCGAATACGCTTGAGGCCGAGCAGTCAAAGGATCGTATCAAGGAGATCAAGTAA
- the pal gene encoding peptidoglycan-associated lipoprotein Pal gives MKRISLVLMILAAAFMLFGCPPKPKPTNTETPPVQPPTEQPKEDIKPPVVDDKPMISESQFQTVYFDFDKYNLRSDGKSALDANAGLLKQFPDVIVRIEGHCDERGTVEYNLSLGEKRARACMEYLNGLGIAANRVSVISYGEERPAVSGSDESAWSQNRRCEFKIISK, from the coding sequence ATGAAGCGCATCTCTCTTGTCCTCATGATTCTCGCGGCCGCTTTTATGCTCTTCGGCTGTCCCCCAAAACCCAAGCCGACGAACACAGAAACTCCGCCGGTTCAGCCGCCGACCGAACAGCCTAAGGAAGACATCAAGCCGCCCGTTGTCGACGACAAGCCGATGATCTCGGAATCACAATTCCAGACCGTCTACTTCGATTTCGACAAGTACAACCTTCGCTCTGACGGCAAGTCTGCTCTCGATGCCAACGCCGGTCTGCTGAAGCAGTTCCCGGATGTCATCGTCCGCATCGAAGGTCATTGCGATGAACGCGGCACTGTCGAATACAACTTGTCGCTTGGCGAAAAACGCGCCCGCGCCTGCATGGAGTATTTGAATGGTCTCGGCATCGCGGCCAATCGTGTCTCGGTGATCAGCTATGGTGAAGAACGACCGGCAGTGTCGGGTTCGGATGAATCCGCCTGGTCGCAGAACCGTCGCTGCGAATTTAAGATCATTTCGAAGTAA
- the tolB gene encoding Tol-Pal system beta propeller repeat protein TolB, producing the protein MFAQEDFNQRRFDTISTSNVKPRQVGVEEMKYVGTTYISAADSTIMQYATGVIQRDIDFYGELDIVMIDSFYLRTYEITELDMLGWARLGADYLVRLEAEFLGSKFRLIWRLYDTSPEQEISKGTIENDRFAWRTVAHLASNEIVRTLTGDQGPFLTQIAYIRKIGKAKEIFVADYDGANERQITKTGTINLSPTFSPDGSEVYFTSYLGGEPHLYRTSVDGGKPTKVAGFPGIVAAPAISPDGSLIACVLSKDGNSEIYLLDRQGNVVRRLTNHRSIDTSPTWSPDGKMIAFTSDRSGSPQVYMMDIFGANVRRLTPEGDYNDSPIWSAKGNRVTFVSRTPRGRFDLASIDTSGEGYRILTDLGTNENPHFSPDGKHIIFSSTRLGTGDLFTADISGRNQRRLTRTGDCTNPTWGPMR; encoded by the coding sequence GTGTTTGCCCAAGAAGATTTCAATCAGCGCCGCTTTGACACAATCTCCACAAGCAACGTCAAGCCCCGACAAGTCGGTGTTGAGGAGATGAAATATGTCGGCACCACCTATATCTCCGCCGCCGATTCAACCATCATGCAATATGCGACTGGCGTGATACAGCGAGATATCGACTTCTATGGCGAACTTGATATCGTGATGATCGACAGCTTTTACCTTCGCACCTACGAGATCACTGAGCTCGATATGCTCGGATGGGCACGCCTCGGAGCGGATTATCTGGTGCGACTCGAAGCCGAATTCTTGGGATCCAAATTCCGCCTCATCTGGCGCCTGTATGACACTTCTCCGGAACAGGAGATCTCCAAAGGGACTATCGAAAACGACCGCTTCGCCTGGCGAACGGTCGCACACCTCGCTTCAAACGAGATCGTCCGCACGCTTACCGGCGATCAGGGTCCTTTTCTGACACAAATCGCCTACATTCGAAAAATAGGGAAAGCCAAAGAGATATTTGTTGCCGATTACGATGGGGCCAACGAACGCCAGATAACCAAGACCGGTACGATCAACCTGTCGCCGACTTTCTCTCCCGATGGCTCCGAGGTCTATTTCACCAGCTACTTAGGGGGTGAACCACACCTTTATCGCACGTCTGTCGATGGTGGCAAACCGACCAAAGTTGCCGGGTTTCCCGGCATCGTCGCCGCCCCCGCCATCTCGCCCGATGGGAGCTTGATTGCCTGCGTTCTCTCCAAAGACGGTAACTCGGAGATCTACCTGCTGGACCGTCAGGGAAATGTCGTGCGACGGCTGACCAATCACCGCTCAATTGACACTTCCCCAACCTGGTCACCCGATGGCAAGATGATCGCCTTCACTTCGGATCGTTCCGGCTCGCCGCAGGTCTATATGATGGACATCTTTGGGGCGAATGTTCGTCGGTTGACCCCGGAGGGGGACTACAATGATTCGCCGATCTGGTCCGCCAAGGGGAACCGAGTGACTTTCGTAAGTCGTACTCCCCGTGGGCGATTTGACCTCGCCTCAATAGATACTTCCGGCGAGGGCTATCGCATTCTGACCGACCTCGGCACCAATGAGAACCCCCACTTCTCTCCGGATGGGAAGCATATCATCTTCTCGTCCACCCGTCTCGGGACCGGAGATCTCTTTACGGCGGATATCAGCGGTCGCAATCAGCGACGTCTGACCCGCACGGGCGACTGTACAAACCCCACTTGGGGACCAATGCGCTAG
- a CDS encoding TonB family protein — translation MKRDIILSVLLHVLVIAATVISMPFGQGKIDPDDVIKISVRSTTLGMPAQKPAATAPSQAITQPQPVAKPAANSKAIPTKTAKKKTEKPKPKKRGVRPEEEAAALAKDYQEKEIETDATSAGSPFAGATVDNSNFDYPYWFDQAFNKIASNWRNPVDAEGTLVCLLSFQVLRSGRVMEVSVEQSSGSDLFDEACVNAVERSNPFPPLPREFADEIVGFTVPFKYEPR, via the coding sequence GTGAAGCGCGACATCATCCTCTCAGTCCTTCTCCACGTATTGGTGATCGCCGCCACGGTCATCTCTATGCCATTTGGACAGGGGAAGATCGACCCGGATGATGTCATCAAGATCTCCGTCCGATCCACTACCCTGGGAATGCCTGCGCAAAAACCGGCCGCTACCGCTCCCAGTCAGGCAATAACGCAACCACAGCCAGTCGCCAAACCCGCCGCTAATTCCAAGGCAATACCGACCAAAACCGCGAAGAAGAAGACTGAAAAACCAAAGCCGAAAAAGCGCGGTGTCCGCCCCGAAGAAGAAGCCGCCGCCCTCGCCAAAGATTATCAGGAAAAAGAGATCGAGACAGACGCTACTTCCGCCGGCTCCCCCTTTGCCGGAGCGACGGTCGACAACAGCAATTTCGATTATCCCTATTGGTTTGACCAAGCCTTCAACAAGATCGCATCCAACTGGCGTAACCCCGTCGATGCTGAGGGGACGTTGGTTTGTCTCCTCTCCTTCCAGGTCCTCCGCTCCGGTCGAGTGATGGAAGTCAGTGTCGAACAATCGTCCGGCTCTGATCTCTTTGATGAGGCCTGTGTGAACGCGGTCGAACGATCCAATCCGTTTCCACCACTCCCCCGCGAATTCGCCGATGAGATAGTCGGCTTTACTGTCCCCTTCAAGTATGAACCGAGGTAA
- a CDS encoding biopolymer transporter ExbD, which translates to MRRPPKRGYHQMADINIANLVDVVLVLLIIFMISAPLLQSGIDVNLPKTNAAPVDQDADGVVISIDRKGGIYINDVWSKLESFEEALKKEMAAKGTKSVFIRGDSSVAYGFAIDVIGRVKAAGVEDIGLVTGQSERQRKATTKR; encoded by the coding sequence ATGCGTCGCCCCCCCAAGCGTGGATACCACCAAATGGCAGACATCAATATCGCCAATCTGGTTGATGTTGTCCTGGTGTTGTTGATCATCTTCATGATCTCCGCCCCGTTACTTCAGTCGGGGATCGATGTTAATCTCCCCAAGACCAATGCCGCACCGGTGGATCAGGATGCCGATGGCGTGGTCATCTCCATTGATCGCAAAGGCGGCATTTATATCAATGACGTCTGGTCGAAACTCGAAAGCTTCGAAGAAGCACTCAAGAAAGAGATGGCTGCCAAAGGTACCAAGTCCGTTTTCATTCGCGGTGATTCATCTGTCGCCTACGGATTCGCTATTGACGTGATCGGTCGGGTGAAAGCTGCCGGAGTCGAAGATATCGGTCTGGTGACCGGTCAGTCCGAACGCCAGCGCAAAGCGACCACCAAGAGGTAA
- a CDS encoding MotA/TolQ/ExbB proton channel family protein produces MIHTLGPIILQGSVWKIVQDSSTFGLVILAILLTMSIISWIVIFHKWRQFKSVDRDTEKFLQFFRHARRLDEVMAAAKNHHRSPLAGIYRAGTDELASLIALSGSGNPNHQAKNLTDKEFDILEMTMEKTMTEEMGKLERLVVYLATTSSSAPFLGLLGTVVGIMDSFWSIGERGSASLAVVAPGIAEALLATIVGLGAAIPAVIGFNWANSKTKFLHDAASGFILEFLARAKKEAL; encoded by the coding sequence ATGATTCACACTCTTGGCCCAATCATCCTGCAAGGCTCCGTCTGGAAGATCGTCCAGGACTCATCCACCTTTGGTTTAGTCATTCTGGCCATCCTCCTGACCATGTCTATCATCTCCTGGATAGTCATTTTTCACAAGTGGCGACAATTCAAGTCGGTCGACCGCGATACCGAGAAATTCCTTCAATTCTTCCGGCATGCGCGACGTTTGGACGAGGTGATGGCCGCCGCCAAAAATCATCACCGCTCTCCCCTGGCCGGTATCTACCGCGCCGGCACCGATGAACTCGCATCCCTGATCGCCCTGAGCGGTTCGGGGAACCCCAATCACCAGGCGAAAAACCTGACCGACAAAGAATTCGACATCCTCGAAATGACCATGGAAAAAACCATGACCGAGGAAATGGGTAAACTCGAACGTCTGGTCGTTTACCTCGCCACTACATCAAGCTCGGCGCCATTCCTGGGTCTGTTGGGAACCGTCGTTGGGATCATGGATTCTTTCTGGTCTATCGGTGAGCGAGGCTCCGCCTCACTCGCGGTTGTCGCTCCCGGCATTGCCGAAGCGCTCCTTGCCACCATCGTCGGACTCGGCGCCGCTATTCCGGCGGTAATCGGATTCAACTGGGCCAACAGCAAAACCAAGTTCCTGCATGACGCCGCTTCCGGATTCATTCTCGAATTCCTCGCCCGTGCCAAGAAGGAAGCGCTCTGA
- a CDS encoding glutamate mutase L: MAKFAKPEDIKVIVATDCGSTTTKAILIEFVNGEYRLLSRGEAPTTVEAPFEDVTMGVLNAVNELEELSGRKILDEQGRFISPAKGNVGTDVYISTSSAGGGLQMMVAGVVRSMTAESAERAALGAGAIVMDVIASNDRRLPHQQIERIRHLRPDMILLSGGIDGGTTTHVVEIAELVSAADPRPRLGTGYKLPIIYAGNKDAREAVKEALSDKVDLRVVDNLRPVLERENLGPAREEIHELFMEHVMAQAPGYKKLMSWADAPIMPTPGAVGLIIQTIADIYNIEAVGVDIGGATTDVFSVFRPDSKTPVFNRTVSANLGMSYSISNVFAEATLPMVMRWVPFKMDERDLRNRVKNKMIRPTTIPQSLEELIFEQAIAREALRLAFVQHKNFATVLKGVQQQRTIADAFEQSASGATIVNMMSLNMLIGSGGVLSHAPRRSQSALMMIDSFLPEGVTRLAVDSIFMMPQLGVLTEVQPKAATEVFEKDCLIHLGTCVAPVGTVKKPGPVMKYSIELPEGTVSGTLNHLEMKLIPLGIQENGLPKVVKATFEPERNYDLGAGKGAKVERELHGGVVGIILDGRGRPFDLSSLTEDERVKYLRTWMTDLNIYPEIPGK; the protein is encoded by the coding sequence ATGGCTAAGTTCGCAAAACCTGAAGATATCAAAGTCATTGTCGCGACCGACTGCGGCTCCACCACCACCAAAGCCATTCTTATCGAATTCGTGAATGGCGAGTATCGCCTTTTGAGCCGAGGCGAAGCACCCACTACGGTCGAAGCCCCATTCGAGGACGTCACCATGGGTGTCCTCAACGCCGTGAACGAACTCGAAGAACTGTCCGGCCGCAAAATCCTCGATGAACAGGGACGATTCATCTCACCCGCTAAGGGAAATGTGGGAACCGACGTCTACATCTCGACTTCCTCGGCCGGCGGCGGCTTGCAGATGATGGTGGCTGGCGTGGTTCGTTCAATGACCGCGGAATCCGCGGAACGTGCCGCCCTTGGCGCCGGGGCAATTGTGATGGATGTGATCGCTTCCAACGACAGGCGCCTCCCCCACCAACAGATCGAACGTATTCGACACCTTCGCCCTGATATGATCCTGCTCTCCGGTGGTATTGACGGCGGCACAACCACACACGTGGTAGAGATCGCCGAATTGGTCTCCGCAGCCGACCCGCGCCCTCGCCTCGGTACTGGCTACAAATTGCCGATCATCTACGCAGGCAACAAAGACGCACGCGAAGCAGTCAAAGAAGCGCTCTCCGACAAAGTAGATCTTCGCGTAGTCGACAATCTCCGCCCGGTTCTTGAACGAGAGAACCTCGGCCCGGCCCGCGAAGAGATTCATGAGTTATTCATGGAGCACGTGATGGCGCAGGCCCCGGGATACAAGAAGCTGATGTCCTGGGCTGATGCCCCGATCATGCCAACCCCCGGCGCTGTCGGACTCATTATTCAGACCATTGCTGACATTTACAATATAGAGGCGGTCGGCGTTGATATCGGCGGCGCGACCACGGACGTTTTCTCCGTATTCCGCCCGGACTCAAAAACTCCGGTCTTCAACCGAACCGTCTCGGCTAACCTCGGTATGTCCTATTCCATCTCCAACGTCTTTGCCGAGGCTACCTTGCCGATGGTGATGCGCTGGGTGCCGTTTAAGATGGATGAACGCGACCTGCGCAATCGCGTCAAAAACAAGATGATCCGCCCGACCACTATCCCGCAGTCGCTCGAGGAACTGATCTTCGAACAGGCGATCGCGCGCGAAGCGCTCCGATTGGCGTTCGTCCAACACAAGAATTTCGCGACCGTCCTCAAAGGCGTCCAGCAGCAGCGGACGATCGCCGACGCATTTGAGCAGTCAGCCTCCGGTGCGACAATCGTCAATATGATGTCGCTGAATATGCTCATCGGCTCCGGCGGTGTACTTTCGCATGCCCCGCGCCGTTCGCAGTCGGCCCTCATGATGATCGACTCCTTCCTTCCCGAAGGTGTCACCCGCCTCGCGGTCGACTCGATCTTCATGATGCCGCAGCTTGGTGTCTTGACTGAAGTCCAGCCGAAAGCCGCGACTGAAGTATTCGAAAAAGACTGCCTCATTCACCTCGGCACCTGTGTTGCCCCCGTCGGCACAGTCAAGAAACCCGGCCCGGTGATGAAATATAGTATCGAGCTTCCCGAAGGCACTGTCTCCGGCACGCTCAACCATCTCGAAATGAAACTGATCCCGCTCGGCATACAGGAAAACGGCCTCCCGAAAGTTGTCAAAGCAACCTTCGAACCGGAACGCAACTACGACCTCGGCGCAGGCAAAGGCGCCAAAGTCGAACGCGAACTGCACGGCGGTGTGGTCGGGATCATTCTCGATGGCCGCGGTCGGCCGTTCGACCTCTCGTCATTGACCGAGGATGAACGCGTTAAATATCTCCGTACCTGGATGACCGACCTTAACATTTACCCCGAGATCCCGGGGAAGTAA
- a CDS encoding fibronectin type III domain-containing protein: MSPVFAQSAAVTDTAQIIAEIAAPPSEFIPPAPQNVIVSDNPNDDGHAILIRWDSVATDQAGLVDRYEIWRAAASNGTAGEFTNLGDVAMGTYVFRDGQANEGQSYYYKVYAVNDSAANGSPVWALTAESEIAGPGTPVAQWFDMQRINVFVGVLLLCAFIIFYIMQARSGKTLFIRKIAGLEAVDEAVGRATEMGRKIYFIPGSQDMDQVQTIAGITILGRVAEMAAQYETKLDVPVSRSLVMVTAREVVKEAYAKAGRPDSFQEDQVHYLTDDQFGYAAAIDGMVVREKPATIFMMGLFYAESLILAETGNSVGAIQIAGTGEPSQLPFFVAACDYTLIGEELFAASAYLSREPRQLGSLKGQDVGKGLILVAIIIGILLETFEIWDFSSLFTVIQ, translated from the coding sequence GTGAGTCCGGTTTTTGCCCAGTCTGCTGCGGTGACGGATACAGCCCAGATCATCGCTGAAATAGCCGCTCCTCCGTCAGAATTCATCCCCCCTGCACCACAGAACGTCATAGTCTCAGACAATCCCAATGACGATGGTCATGCGATTTTGATCAGGTGGGATTCGGTGGCGACCGACCAGGCTGGGTTGGTTGACCGGTACGAGATCTGGCGTGCGGCGGCAAGTAACGGCACAGCCGGCGAGTTCACGAATTTAGGCGATGTCGCCATGGGGACATACGTTTTCCGTGATGGTCAGGCCAACGAGGGTCAGTCCTACTATTACAAAGTGTATGCGGTCAATGATTCGGCCGCGAATGGTTCACCCGTCTGGGCATTGACGGCGGAATCCGAGATCGCCGGACCGGGAACGCCAGTCGCTCAGTGGTTTGACATGCAACGGATTAACGTGTTTGTCGGCGTGTTGCTGCTCTGCGCATTTATCATATTCTACATTATGCAGGCCCGTTCGGGGAAAACGCTGTTCATCCGCAAGATCGCCGGACTTGAGGCGGTTGATGAAGCCGTGGGCCGTGCGACTGAGATGGGGAGGAAGATCTACTTCATTCCCGGATCGCAGGATATGGATCAAGTTCAGACAATTGCCGGTATCACTATACTTGGTCGCGTCGCTGAAATGGCGGCGCAATACGAGACGAAATTGGATGTGCCGGTTTCGCGTTCACTGGTGATGGTGACCGCGCGCGAAGTGGTCAAAGAGGCGTATGCCAAAGCCGGACGGCCCGACTCGTTTCAGGAAGATCAGGTCCATTACCTGACTGACGATCAGTTTGGCTATGCCGCGGCGATCGACGGCATGGTGGTGCGTGAGAAGCCGGCCACTATCTTTATGATGGGGCTGTTTTATGCCGAGTCGCTGATCTTAGCGGAGACGGGGAATTCGGTCGGGGCGATCCAGATCGCCGGAACGGGTGAGCCATCCCAATTGCCGTTCTTTGTAGCCGCCTGCGATTACACTTTGATCGGTGAAGAACTGTTTGCGGCCTCGGCCTACTTGTCGCGAGAGCCGCGACAACTGGGGTCGTTAAAGGGGCAGGATGTCGGAAAGGGGCTGATCCTGGTGGCGATCATCATAGGGATACTGCTCGAGACCTTTGAAATCTGGGATTTCTCCAGTCTATTCACGGTGATACAATAG